gaggggtggcTCCACATCCTCCTCTCTAAGGTGGCATCTCCTCCCCCAGGTGGTCAGGACAAACCCTTCCTGTCTGCCTGGCCCAGCGCTGTGGTGCCTCGAGGAGGACACGTGACTCTTCGGTGTCACTATCGTGGTGGGTTTAACAATTTCATGCTGTACAAAGAAGACAGAATCCATGTTCCCATCTTCCACGGCAGAATATTCCAGGAGAGCTTCAAGATGAGCCCTGTGACCCCAGCACATGCAGGGACCTACACATGTCGGGGTTCACACCCACACTCCCCCACTGGGTGGTCGGCACCCAGCAACCCCGTGGTGATCATGGTCACAGGTCAGAGGCTTTCTGTCTGGGCTTCTCACTGTCCCACCTCCTGAATCCCACAGCTTCTGGTGGGGGTGTCCGTCAGGGTCCCATCATCCAGGCCCTGACTGTATTTGGGGTAAAGGGGGATTGAATACAGGGGAAATGGTCACTGTGGTGGAAAGAATAACTGTCCCCAGTGATGGCTACATTGTAATCCCTGGAGCCTGTGACTATTTATGTTAGAGGACAAGGGACTGAAGGGGAAGATGGAGCTCAGGTTGTTGATGAGTTCAccttgagatggagagatggCCTGGACTGTCCCGCTAGGctcagtgtaatcacaagggtccacATGAGAGGAGGAGGATGAGCGGAGTGGGGATTAGAGCAGCGTAGTGGGAGGGAGACGCTATCAACCACTGCGggctttgaaggtggaggaaggCCACTAGTCACtgaatgcaggtggcctctaaGGGCTGGAGAAGTCAAGAGAACTGATTCGCTGAGTCTCCAGAGGGAACGCAGCCCTGTAGACGCCTTGATTTTAATGCAGGGAGAACTGGATCCAATTTCTGTCTCCAGAAGTGGAAGGGGTCAGTGTgttctctcctgccgccatgtttGTGATAATTTTCtgcagcagcaacaggaaaccaACACAGGAACCCAGGTCAAGGACAAGTTAGGAAACCAAACAAggatagccgggcgtggtggtgggtgcgaGTAATCCAacgactggggaggctgaggcaagagaatcacttgaaccggggaggcagaggtttcagtgagccaagaccacaccactacactccagcctgggtgaaaaagtgactgtctcaaatataaattaattaatcaattaattgaaGAAACCAAACAAGGAGAAGGTTGGCTACCCTGAGGTCAGCAAGGGCAGGATGCTGATGCCACCACCAGGCTCCATCCACATAGGAAGGGGTTGATGCTCCTGGAACCAGCACTGGGGGCCACCCTATGGAAGCTGGGGCCACGGAGAAGGCACAGATATGGCAGGAGAGGCTCCCAATCCCCATCAGGAACAGGGTGTGTTGACACTGATGTCTGCCTTACTGATGAGTTGATACCTCCTGCCAGAGACTCCTATTTGTTCAAAAGAGATTGATTCAGGCTGCTAAGAGCCTGGATGTGCAGCCTGTCCTCTTCCACCCCCACATAGACAGCAGGAAAGAGATTAATGGGAAACAGATACAACAGCCCAAGAGATGAGGCTTTCTTCACAGTGGGAAGGGAGTCAGGGGCTACTGGAGACAGAGGaacagagaagagggaggaagacagaTGGAGGGACCTGCACCAGGGGATATGGGCACAGAAAAGACACGGAGatgcagagagggaggagagagacagacaccgGGGAGGGGAACCCTCACTCATTCCGGGTGCCGTGGATGGGATGATAAAGAGAGATGCCTTCTAAACTCACAACTTCACTTTCTAGGAAACCACAGAAAACCTTCCCTCCTGGCCCACCCAGGTCCCGTGGTGAAATCAGGAGAGAGAGTCATCCTACAATGTTGGTCAGATATAATGTTTGAGCACTTCTTTCTGCAAACAGAGGAGATCTCTAAGGACCCCTTATGCCTCGTTGGACAGATCCATGATGGGGTCTCCAAGGCCAACTTCTCCATCGGTCCCATGACACCTGCCCTTGCAGGGACCTACAGATGCTAcggttctattcctcattccccCTATGAGTGGTCAGCTTCCAGTGACCCCCTGGACATCGTGATCACAGGTGAGAGTGTCCAgacattcttctcattgtcacTGGGATACAGAGTGAATGATCCAGGACTTGGAACCCCCAGGTGGTCATGAGGAAGATGAGCTTGGTATTCTTATGGAGAGAGACTGACTTGGTGAGGTCTGTAccaacagagacagagaaacaggagACATAAGTACAGACCAGGTGTCATAACAGAGGACAGACACAGGGGCCATACAGGGAggtagaaaacagagaaagaggtaaaggagacagacagacagacatgtcCCAGAGAGAGCTGTCCTTCCATGCTGACTTTGCTCAGAGACCTGGCACAGGTTAGaagtttcatttctgttttaccTCCACAGAGTGTTCTCTACTAGGAGAACCCAAACCCAGGACACCTGTATTTCTGACCTGAGTCGGTCCCTGTGGCCTCAGGCCTTGTGGCACCTACAGATGCTGTGTTTATCTGACACCTCTGCCTTCCATGCAATGGAGAGTAATCATCCCAGGATATCATGGCCCCAGAACACCAACCCCTGTatgctgtgtgaacttggggTCCCCAGACTGGATTCTGAGGCTCATATTCCAAATAACCCCACATATGATAGGATTactgagagacacagagagaaatcaGGGACGTCAAAAAGCAAAGGCATAAACACACAGAGAATGAGCCAGAAGAAGGGGATTGAGAGACTCACAGACAtataacaggaaagaaaagagggcagaggaatggagagaatgatggaagggaggagagaaaagcTCCAAAATCAGAACCCTGAGGGAGGGGcacaaagacagagaaagataAAGATGTGGGGATGGATTGCAGAGATTCCAAATAGAATGAGAGAGactgagaggcagagaaagacaaggagatggagagagacagatgatagatggatagatagatatagatagatgataaataggtagatgatagataatgGATAGGTTATAGATACATGGATGATGATTGATAGATCATACatagagatgatgatgatgatgaagataggagacacacagataaatatatagatacatagatgatacatagatagagacagagaggcagacagatagaGAGgtaatagagagagagatagatgatACAGAGATGTAGATAACACATAGATGATTGATGGATAGACAAttgatagagagatagataaatgatacatatatatagatgacagatagataatTTGTAGATAGAcacaaaatagatagatagatagatagatagagagagagagagagacaatagATAGAAACATGCAGAAATTTATGAACAAGACAAAAAGTGAGAGACTCAGAATTGTAGAAAAAGGAAGATCAAGTCAACCAACCCAAGGAGGGTCAGAGAGAATAAAACAATCCAAAAAGGGAAAACATACCTAGGGGTGGGGAAGTGAGGTCAGAGAcctagagagacagagaaggtggAAGGAGAAAATAGACATGAAGAGAGATGGGGTGGAGCgtgagagagagagcattaggtCATAGAGCAGGGGAGTGAGTTTTCAGCTCAGGTGTGAGGGGAGCTGTGACAAGGAAGAACCTCCCTGAGGAAACTGCCTCTTCTCCTTCCAGGTCTATATGAGAAACCTTCTCTCTCAGCCCAGCCTGGCCCCACAGTCCAGGCAGGAGAGAATGTGACCTTGTCCTGCAGCTCCCGGCGCTCCTTTTACATGTACCATCTATCCAGGGAGGGGGAGGCCCGTGAATGTAGGCTCCCTGCAGTGCCCAAGGTCAACGGAACATTCCAGGCCGACTTTCCTCTGGGCCCTGTCACCCACGGAGGGACCTACAGATGCTTCGGCTCTTTCCCTGAACCTCCCTACATGTGGTCAAACTCGAGTGACCCACTGCTTGTTTCTGTCACAGGTGAGGAAAACCTGTGTCTGTCCCATGTCTTATGATCCTAGAGCCATAGCTGAGGAACTTCCTGCTGATGATGGATAGAAGGATAAACAGATGCAGAGAGAACACGAAGCCTGGGTGTGAGGGCGGGGTCAGGGCGCACGATGGCAGACACGGCAACTCCAAACCCTCCTGCACGGCCTGCATGGAGGCCCATGGTCAGGGCTCCAGGCACCCAGGCAGATGGAGAAAGCAGTCAGGACAGACCCAGAGGAGGGGAGACTGGGCTCAGTTTGGGGAGATCAGAGGTTCCCTCAGCCCCTCGACCTTACCCATTTCCCAGAAGCCCCTCCTGGACTCTCATCCACAGAGAGACGTCATCAGCAGCAACCCCTAcacccttttcttttcatttgaaaaaatatttattgaagttaAATGTACCTATATAATTTACCaactttaccatttttaagtgtaaagtGTAGAatacatgtatacgtatatattcCTGGGTTTTTTACCCTCCACCCttcccttcctggcctctggtagccaccattctactctctacctttaTGAGATCCACCTTTTATCTCCTGCATGTGGGTGAGAAATGGGAATCTTTgcaatgacctccagttccacccatacGGCTGCAAATGACAGGAGGTTATTGTTTCTATGGATGAGTAGTCTCCACCGT
This portion of the Pongo abelii isolate AG06213 chromosome 20, NHGRI_mPonAbe1-v2.0_pri, whole genome shotgun sequence genome encodes:
- the LOC112131840 gene encoding LOW QUALITY PROTEIN: killer cell immunoglobulin-like receptor 3DL1 (The sequence of the model RefSeq protein was modified relative to this genomic sequence to represent the inferred CDS: substituted 1 base at 1 genomic stop codon), which translates into the protein MSALIALGRQITSCALLSXAGARPPVCTGSTMSLMVVSMACVGGQDKPFLSAWPSAVVPRGGHVTLRCHYRGGFNNFMLYKEDRIHVPIFHGRIFQESFKMSPVTPAHAGTYTCRGSHPHSPTGWSAPSNPVVIMVTGNHRKPSLLAHPGPVVKSGERVILQCWSDIMFEHFFLQTEEISKDPLCLVGQIHDGVSKANFSIGPMTPALAGTYRCYGSIPHSPYEWSASSDPLDIVITGLYEKPSLSAQPGPTVQAGENVTLSCSSRRSFYMYHLSREGEARECRLPAVPKVNGTFQADFPLGPVTHGGTYRCFGSFPEPPYMWSNSSDPLLVSVTGNPRHLHVLIGISVVKIPFTILLFFLLHRWCSNKKNAAVMDQEPAGNRTVNREDSDEQDPQEVSYA